One window of Aspergillus oryzae RIB40 DNA, chromosome 3 genomic DNA carries:
- a CDS encoding putative PHD finger and SET domain protein (PHD Zn-finger proteins): MTDTSPVVITHPATEPYPVTVSLNSPAVNGAVSDSAAPEEEEPYTIKCICAFEDDDGNTVFCEGCETWQHIECYYHGRDVPEVHNCVDCEPRPLDGRRATERQRRLREQSDGGDRKAKRSGTKSQKKKTKDGEQVNGTHNRSESSTRDQPPAKKAKTNHRASGSVGSLAGVPSLPPDSRKRTTTSLSPTKPSGPSIPLYSNEFLHLYDQDNHHVDTDSNLFVNLELATHLATWVNEPGALARASNGRSAQDVFTWSGGALDRSHWPSLATETIRDANVDIDGIHPTWKILKTRDPVRKDEIVGEITGKIGPLWKYCVEASNRWQELRHPEPFVFFHPQLPLYIDSRHEGNILRYARRSCRPNVTIRTFITNEVEYHFCFVAKEDIAADSEITAMWYLDPQLFESTNGVVKQEFSDNAQDVAAMCISNVLSHFGGCACVAPPNCLLANVDRRRHPKALDTNSKQTSSKRKKTKSKSNISPPASNSRAGSEATKNLEEDDQTDTLSTSGSARGQTRSRDLTPTLQTSTEGVVFGEAELSARDKRKIAAVEKKFQQLEQDQQASHRRKKRASGQSTQTTPVIGSASAQASYFTHLSGRDRQSHSPTSAISPGSLPGGRHGSPRKASNHGTPSLRSRLGRPQYVDSATQTELDVCDSPSPSTTPSRRPNFVPFTQRLLKRCYADRIRLEKSSQQFFVSPSSQSKHATHLMSPVSSPRAGPLTVTTPSVTGDRDDMEMKDAVSPMGTPGWQQETSPLSGRSSIKPPLPPPWPSTAAHNSRIPGGKGNSHRVDLRVSLPATIPSLPPANSPGSGAPAVISSPSTSDTAIPGSSVTAPSPVKKKLSLGDYLIRRGTLTTPTSEKSQTQATPMPPPKSPTTQPHMNRELSTVGNNEHAQPRAIGEGGSTKSSDVPMKDVSGPTQASQLSSLS; the protein is encoded by the coding sequence ATGACAGATACCTCCCCTGTCGTCATCACGCATCCAGCCACGGAGCCTTATCCGGTCACCGTCTCTCTGAATTCGCCTGCCGTCAACGGCGCCGTTTCCGACTCCGCTGCccctgaagaagaggaaccgTATACCATCAAATGCATCTGTGcattcgaagatgacgatgggaACACGGTCTTCTGCGAAGGGTGCGAGACGTGGCAACATATTGAGTGCTACTATCATGGTCGGGACGTACCAGAGGTCCACAATTGCGTCGATTGTGAGCCCCGCCCCTTGGATGGCAGGCGTGCAACTGAGCGGCAGAGACGCCTCAGGGAACAGAGCGATGGCGGTGACCGGAAAGCTAAACGATCAGGGACAAAGAgtcagaagaaaaagactaAAGATGGAGAACAAGTAAACGGCACCCACAATCGATCCGAGTCCAGCACTCGCGACCAGCCTCCGGCGAAGAAGGCTAAAACCAATCATCGTGCCTCTGGGTCTGTCGGCTCCTTGGCGGGCGtgccctctcttcctcccgaTTCGCGTAAACGTACCACGACATCATTGAGTCCCACGAAACCATCAGGCCCTTCTATTCCCCTATATTCGAATGAATTTCTCCATCTCTATGACCAAGACAACCATCATGTCGACACAGATAGTAATCTGTTTGTTAATCTTGAACTTGCCACGCATTTAGCGACATGGGTAAACGAGCCGGGCGCACTTGCTCGCGCTTCTAATGGGCGCTCTGCGCAGGATGTTTTCACCTGGTCGGGCGGGGCGCTGGACAGGTCCCATTGGCCATCTCTCGCAACAGAGACCATCAGAGATGCGAACGTTGACATTGACGGGATTCACCCAACCtggaagatcctcaagacACGGGATCCCGTCAGAAAGGACGAAATTGTAGGAGAGATCACTGGCAAAATTGGACCGCTCTGGAAATACTGCGTTGAAGCCAGTAACCGCTGGCAAGAGCTTCGTCATCCAGAAcctttcgttttcttccACCCTCAACTGCCTCTGTATATCGATAGTCGCCATGAGGGAAACATACTCCGCTATGCGCGACGGTCCTGTCGTCCCAATGTCACCATCAGAACCTTCATCACCAATGAAGTGGAGTACCACTTTTGCTTTGTTGCTAAAGAAGACATAGCGGCCGATTCAGAGATTACCGCCATGTGGTATCTAGACCCACAACTGTTCGAATCGACCAATGGTGTTGTCAAGCAGGAGTTCAGTGACAACGCACAGGATGTGGCAGCTATGTGCATCAGCAATGTGCTATCTCACTTTGGCGGCTGTGCCTGCGTCGCTCCACCCAATTGCCTGTTGGCTAATGTAGATCGTCGTCGACATCCGAAAGCATTGGATACCAACTCGAAGCAAACGAGTTCAAAGCggaagaaaaccaaaagcaAATCGAACATCTCACCCCCGGCGTCCAATAGCCGTGCTGGCAGTGAGGCTACTAAAAActtggaagaggacgatCAAACGGATACACTTTCCACGTCAGGCTCTGCACGAGGCCAGACCCGTAGTCGCGATCTCACGCCTACATTGCAAACCTCTACTGAAGGGGTCGTATTCGGCGAAGCCGAGCTCTCAGCTCGAGATAAACGGAAAATCGCTgcagtggagaagaaatTCCAGCAATTGGAACAGGACCAACAAGCTTCGCAccgaagaaagaagcgaGCCAGCGGCCAGTCCACGCAGACGACACCGGTCATCGGGAGTGCGTCGGCTCAGGCAAGCTACTTCACACATCTAAGCGGTCGTGATCGCCAGTCTCACTCGCCTACATCAGCCATTTCCCCGGGATCTTTACCTGGAGGACGCCATGGCTCTCCGCGAAAGGCATCGAATCATGGGACCCCTTCGCTGCGGTCTCGGCTTGGGCGTCCTCAGTACGTTGACTCAGCAACGCAGACGGAACTCGATGTTTGTGATAGCCCCTCACCGTCCACTACTCCATCTCGTCGACCCAATTTCGTCCCATTCACCCAGCGGCTGCTGAAGCGATGCTATGCGGACCGTATACGACTGGAAAAATCCAGTCAACAATTCTTCGTGTCGCCCTCATCGCAGTCCAAGCATGCCACACATCTGATGTCCCCTGTGTCAAGTCCACGCGCAGGGCCACTCACAGTTACCACACCGAGCGTGACGGGTGACCGGGATGAcatggaaatgaaggatgCCGTGTCCCCAATGGGTACTCCAGGATGGCAACAAGAAACCTCGCCATTATCAGGACGAAGTTCTATTAAACCTCCACTGCCACCACCGTGGCCATCCACTGCTGCTCATAACTCGCGAATACCGGGAGGCAAAGGAAACAGTCATCGTGTTGATCTTCGCGTTTCACTTCCTGCTACTATTCCTTCACTACCTCCTGCCAACAGTCCAGGGTCCGGTGCACCAGCTGTGATATCGTCACCATCTACCTCAGACACAGCAATCCCCGGGTCTAGCGTGACTGCACCTAGCCCggtgaagaaaaagcttaGCTTGGGGGACTATCTCATCCGGAGAGGCACTCTCACTACTCCCACCTCCGAAAAGTCCCAAACTCAGGCCACTCCGATGCCTCCGCCCAAATCACCCACAACGCAACCCCACATGAACCGCGAGTTATCCACAGTTGGTAACAACGAACATGCACAACCCCGGGCCATCGGAGAAGGCGGAAGTACTAAGTCCTCGGATGTCCCGATGAAGGATGTCTCTGGGCCGACACAGGCTTCCCAGCTATCCTCGCTTTCCTGA
- a CDS encoding putative proline permease (amino acid transporters) produces MDSVKVYRTDASRRFYHAIELSSHGGLEVACIDSKHLDVWQVGFSYAGPTLGTGLFIGSGQALAAGGPASLLGSYIFISVLVYCVSTAVAEIAAHLPSQTGTMVNHTYRYASSHLGFSLGYLRWFSIAALVPFEITNAMVNLGLWNPGARLAIRISIVTAVVFFFNMLPEKAFKRSEAAFTALKLVTTIGLIIISGYLAVRGVPESAARGFRYWHEPGAMNEYLTDGHLGRLLGLVQCILCSTISFIFSPELIVQRAEQVDSESVRNALDMTRIDCFHLFALYILSSLAITVSSPSDEPLLTNHGIGAGLSPYIVGIRRCGIPILPTVATALIFLSSVASGRSFLYISSRTLCSLAETGHGPELFKVRNDYGVPYISVIISALFSGFAYLSLAMSASVVFNLLMYFITTSGYISWLFSCVIYFQFRRTTALQGFTPANQTRIQPYGAYFGIAACTFLPLANALLLAAPSWIVARNSIPAYIAVSIFLLLYFGHLMKSIVTQRRLQSEELRKQGCGDMLEKCTARPQG; encoded by the exons ATGGACAGTGTGAAAGTATATCGCACCGATGCCAGTCGGCGTTTCTATCACGCAATTGAGCTGTCGAGCCATGGGGGTCTT GAAGTAGCGTGTATCGACAGCAAACATCTAGACGTGTGGCAGGTGGGCTTTTCGTACGCTG GACCTACACTTGGAACCGGGTTGTTTATCGGTTCTGGTCAAGCTTTAGCTGCCGGTGGCCCAGCCTCATTGCTCGGCTCTTACATATTCATATCCGTATTGGTATACTGTGTATCTACGGCTGTCGCAGAGATCGCGGCTCACCTACCCTCTCAAACTGGCACGATGGTCAATCACACTTATCGTTATGCTTCGTCCCATTTAGGATTCTCCCTCGGATATCTACGCTGGTTTTCCATAGCTGCGTTAGTCCCCTTTGAAATCACCAATGCAATGGTCAACCTTGGACTTTGGAATCCCGGAGCTAGGCTTGCGATACGGATCAGCATTGTCACTGCCGTggtgtttttcttcaacatgtTGCCAGAAAAAGCGTTTAAAAGATCAGAGGCCGCATTCACAGCTTTGAAACTTGTCACAACCATCGGCCTAATCATCATTTCTGGTTATCTCGCTGTTCGGGGGGTCCCCGAATCTGCTGCGCGGGGCTTTCGATACTGGCACGAACCCGGTGCTATGAACGAATATCTCACTGACGGTCATTTGGGCCGGCTTCTAGGGCTAGTGCAGTGTATCCTATGCAGCACTATATCCTTTATCTTCAGCCCTGAGTTGATCGTTCAGCGAGCGGAGCAAGTAGATTCAGAGTCGGTCCGAAATGCTTTGGACATGACTCGTATTGATTGCTTCCATCTTTTCGCACTCTATATCTTGAGTTCTCTAGCCATCACTGTGTCTAGCCCATCGGACGAGCCTCTTTTGACGAATCATGGCATCGGTGCTGGATTATCACCCTACATTGTGGGGATCAGAAGATGTGGAATTCCTATTCTACCAACCGTTGCAACAGCTCTCATATTCCTCTCATCTGTGGCTTCTGGACGATCATTTCTCTATATCTCGTCTCGTACCTTGTGCTCCCTGGCCGAGACTGGACACGGCCCCGAGTTGTTCAAGGTACGCAATGACTACGGTGTGCCTTATATCTCTGTCATTATATCAGCACTGTTCTCTGGATTTGCGTATCTATCCTTGGCGATGTCTGCATCAGTCGTCTTTAATCTGCTCATGTATTTCATCACCACGTCCGGTTATATCTCATGGTTGTTCTCGTGTGTTATCTATTTCCAGTTCCGACGGACAACCGCACTACAAGGATTCACACCAGCCAACCAGACACGTATCCAACCATACGGTGCATACTTCGGTATCGCAGCCTGTACATTTCTGCCCCTGGCCAACGCCCTACTTCTAGCAGCCCCATCATGGATAGTTGCGAGAAACTCCATTCCTGCGTATATTGCCGTGtctatttttcttctacTCTACTTTGGGCACCTGATGAAGTCCATCGTTACACAGCGACGTCTCCAATCCGAGGAGCTCCGAAAGCAAGGATGTGGTGATATGCTTGAGAAGTGCACCGCAAGACCCCAAGGTTGA